One bacterium DNA segment encodes these proteins:
- a CDS encoding M48 family metallopeptidase produces the protein MTEAEKQEEQLVMDRLRRHGAILAGAFRLPLASLKAESRRVKRRYGICDEDGNIKIRLRSIRSGELLKYSSLVDTLCHELAHLKHFNHGRRFWVFYERIRNYAQRRGIYRPGPERPITARVIEAPSPVWPLRSSVPPRSISPSDPESGSPPARNAATATPEPTQLELFPQ, from the coding sequence TTGACGGAAGCCGAGAAACAAGAAGAACAGCTCGTAATGGATCGTTTGAGGCGACATGGGGCGATCCTGGCGGGAGCCTTCCGGCTGCCCCTGGCCTCCCTGAAAGCGGAGAGCCGCCGAGTCAAACGGCGCTACGGAATTTGCGATGAGGACGGAAATATCAAGATCCGTCTGCGCAGTATCCGCAGCGGCGAGCTGCTCAAATACTCGTCCCTGGTCGACACCCTGTGCCACGAGCTGGCGCACTTGAAGCATTTCAACCACGGCCGCCGCTTCTGGGTGTTCTACGAGCGCATCCGGAACTACGCTCAGCGGCGAGGGATCTATCGGCCGGGCCCCGAGCGGCCGATCACGGCCCGTGTGATCGAGGCACCGTCACCGGTCTGGCCACTGAGGTCCAGCGTGCCGCCGAGATCGATTTCCCCGTCGGATCCCGAATCGGGCAGCCCGCCCGCGCGTAATGCGGCCACGGCGACCCCCGAACCGACGCAGTTGGAACTGTTCCCTCAGTAG
- a CDS encoding Glu/Leu/Phe/Val dehydrogenase has translation MIIAIDSTLRGPALGGCRWKPYPDSAAARRDVQELARAMTRKAALARLDLGGGKAVVVGDPRTRTREQLLAFGDFVQSLEGRYITAADMGSGEEQMAVIGERTRHVCGLPVRLGGAGDPGPFTALGVKLALDAALAQFGKTTADAHVAIQGVGSVGGGLLLLLLEDGARVTVADPKSDLIDAVLRAHPGRVESVELDQITRVSCDVFAPCGPPAVIDSALANAIPCQIVCGGANNPLANLDVAAGLAARDVLYVPDFLANAGGLIHLACALEGGDADATRARLRVIPENLDEVLAYAKREAVNTAQAAEALARISQYAAPAS, from the coding sequence ATGATCATTGCGATCGATTCGACGCTCCGCGGTCCCGCGCTCGGCGGTTGCCGCTGGAAGCCATATCCCGACTCCGCCGCGGCTCGGCGGGATGTGCAGGAACTGGCGCGGGCCATGACTCGGAAAGCAGCACTCGCGCGACTGGATCTGGGTGGTGGAAAGGCCGTCGTAGTGGGCGATCCGCGCACCCGGACCCGCGAGCAGTTACTGGCCTTTGGTGATTTCGTTCAAAGCCTAGAAGGCCGATACATCACCGCGGCGGATATGGGCAGTGGTGAAGAGCAGATGGCCGTGATCGGCGAGCGCACCCGCCATGTCTGCGGGCTGCCGGTCCGCTTGGGTGGTGCCGGAGATCCCGGCCCGTTCACCGCGCTGGGCGTCAAGCTCGCCCTGGACGCGGCGCTGGCGCAGTTTGGAAAAACGACTGCCGACGCTCATGTCGCGATTCAGGGCGTCGGCAGCGTGGGCGGCGGCCTTTTGCTCCTGCTGCTCGAAGATGGCGCTCGCGTCACGGTCGCCGACCCGAAATCCGATCTGATTGACGCAGTCCTTCGCGCACACCCGGGTCGAGTTGAGTCGGTCGAACTGGATCAGATCACGCGGGTCTCCTGCGACGTATTCGCACCGTGTGGACCACCGGCGGTCATCGATTCAGCGCTGGCCAACGCGATTCCCTGCCAGATCGTGTGCGGCGGTGCGAACAATCCTCTCGCCAACCTGGATGTCGCTGCGGGACTCGCGGCGCGCGACGTGCTCTACGTGCCGGATTTTCTGGCCAATGCGGGGGGCCTGATCCACCTGGCCTGCGCACTCGAGGGCGGTGATGCCGACGCGACGCGCGCCAGGCTGCGCGTCATTCCCGAAAACCTGGACGAGGTACTGGCCTACGCGAAGCGCGAGGCAGTCAACACCGCACAGGCCGCGGAAGCTCTGGCCCGCATTTCTCAATACGCTGCGCCGGCGTCTTA